A genomic segment from Acidimicrobiales bacterium encodes:
- a CDS encoding cysteine desulfurase family protein, translating to MTTYLDHAASSPMRPEATAAMLPFLGDCFGNPSGAHALARAARAAIEDARDAMAEALGCDAGEVVFTGGGTEADNLAIFGADDGAVACSAVEHHAVLHAVEARGGATLGVDAAGRVDVAALPRDAALVSVMLANNETGVVNDLAAVRAAIGDGVLLHTDAVAAFCWRDVAREAACADLISISAHKFGGPMGVGALVVRDGVALTPLLRGGGQERERRSGTHNVAGIVGMAAAATVTARTRAEEVARVGALRDRLLRGLTSAVPGVVVTAPDAEHTAGTAHVRFAGVESEALVFALDELGVCASAGSACASGALEPSHVLAAMGVEVASARGALRLSLGWSSTDADVDAALVAVPKAIENLRARAS from the coding sequence GTGACGACCTACCTCGACCACGCGGCGTCCTCGCCGATGCGGCCGGAGGCGACCGCCGCCATGCTGCCCTTCCTCGGGGACTGCTTCGGCAACCCTTCCGGGGCGCACGCCCTGGCGCGCGCGGCGCGCGCCGCCATCGAAGACGCGCGCGACGCCATGGCCGAGGCCCTCGGCTGCGACGCCGGCGAAGTCGTGTTCACCGGCGGCGGAACCGAAGCCGACAACCTGGCGATCTTCGGTGCCGACGACGGAGCTGTCGCGTGTTCGGCGGTCGAGCATCACGCGGTGCTGCACGCCGTCGAAGCGCGCGGCGGTGCAACCCTCGGCGTCGACGCCGCCGGCCGCGTCGACGTCGCGGCGCTCCCGCGTGACGCCGCGCTCGTCTCGGTCATGTTGGCGAACAACGAGACCGGTGTTGTGAACGACCTCGCCGCAGTGCGCGCCGCCATCGGTGACGGGGTGCTGCTGCACACCGACGCGGTGGCGGCGTTCTGCTGGCGTGACGTGGCGCGTGAGGCGGCATGCGCCGACCTGATCTCGATCAGCGCCCACAAGTTCGGTGGGCCGATGGGAGTGGGTGCGCTCGTCGTGCGCGACGGTGTGGCCTTGACGCCGTTGCTGCGCGGCGGCGGTCAGGAGCGCGAGCGACGGTCCGGGACGCACAACGTGGCGGGCATCGTCGGCATGGCGGCGGCGGCAACCGTCACGGCGCGCACGCGCGCCGAGGAAGTCGCGCGCGTCGGCGCGCTGCGCGACCGCTTGCTGCGCGGCCTCACCAGTGCGGTGCCCGGTGTCGTGGTCACCGCGCCCGATGCGGAACACACCGCCGGCACGGCGCACGTGCGCTTCGCCGGTGTCGAGAGCGAGGCCCTGGTCTTCGCCCTCGACGAGTTGGGCGTGTGCGCGTCGGCCGGTTCTGCGTGTGCGAGCGGCGCCCTCGAACCGAGCCACGTGCTCGCGGCGATGGGCGTCGAGGTTGCCTCCGCGCGCGGTGCGCTGCGGTTGTCGCTGGGCTGGTCGTCGACCGACGCCGACGTCGACGCCGCGCTGGTCGCCGTCCCCAAGGCGATCGAGAACCTGCGGGCGCGGGCGTCGTGA